The following coding sequences lie in one Thermosulfuriphilus ammonigenes genomic window:
- a CDS encoding FKBP-type peptidyl-prolyl cis-trans isomerase → MKVAPDTVVTLTYRLEIEDGKAPDWFSRPMKARFIYGRERIIPAVEKAIAGREEAETITVTIPPEQAYGPYDESLINEVPLENLKHPEQLKEGEFYEEDVTPGKKMFFLVKEIKEDRVVADFNHPAAGKNVRLIVTIDDVRPATGMDLLALQFNQAGSG, encoded by the coding sequence GTGAAGGTTGCCCCAGATACTGTAGTTACCCTGACTTATCGTCTGGAGATCGAAGACGGCAAGGCCCCAGATTGGTTCAGCCGTCCGATGAAGGCCCGTTTTATTTACGGGCGGGAGAGAATCATCCCCGCGGTGGAAAAGGCCATTGCTGGTCGGGAGGAGGCGGAAACTATCACCGTAACCATCCCCCCTGAACAGGCCTATGGGCCTTATGACGAATCCTTAATAAATGAGGTCCCCCTTGAGAACCTTAAGCATCCAGAACAACTTAAGGAGGGGGAGTTCTATGAGGAGGACGTTACCCCAGGGAAAAAGATGTTCTTTCTGGTTAAAGAGATAAAGGAAGATCGGGTGGTGGCAGATTTTAACCATCCGGCGGCTGGCAAGAACGTCCGCCTCATCGTTACCATCGATGATGTCCGGCCGGCCACGGGTATGGATCTTCTGGCCCTTCAGTTCAACCAGGCCGGCTCTGGCTGA